One region of Palaemon carinicauda isolate YSFRI2023 chromosome 40, ASM3689809v2, whole genome shotgun sequence genomic DNA includes:
- the LOC137631655 gene encoding myosin-6-like codes for MKDKIVMENKIDMKRLKIEDMKKNKIVMENGIDTKRLEIEDKKDKIVMENEIDTKWLKIEDMKKDKIVMENEIDTKRLKIEDTKDKIVMENEIDTKRLKIEDKDKIVMENEMDTNNIKIEDMERKKAVMKDEIDMKNMKIEDMERKKRDMENEIDMKRFKIEHMEKDKIDMEEEIDMKNKKIEDMERKKIVMKEEIDMNKVKIKLENEIVMKNMKIEDMKRNKNDMKNEIDMNRRG; via the coding sequence ATGAAGGACAAAATTGTCATGGAAAATAAAATTGACATGAAGAGGTTGAAAATCGAGGACATGAAGAAGAACAAAATTGTCATGGAAAATGGAATTGACACTAAGAGGTTGGAAATCGAGGACAAGAAGGACAAAATTGTCATGGAAAATGAAATTGACACCAAGTGGTTGAAAATCGAGGACATGAAGAAGGACAAAATTGTCATGGAAAATGAAATTGACACCAAGAGGTTGAAAATCGAGGACACGAAGGACAAAATTGTCATGGAAAATGAAATTGACACTAAGAGGTTGAAAATCGAGGACAAGGACAAAATTGTCATGGAAAATGAAATGGACAcgaataatataaaaatagaagACATGGAGAGGAAGAAAGCTGTCATGAAAGATGAAATTgacatgaaaaatatgaaaatagaggaCATGGAGAGAAAGAAAAGGGACATGGAAAATGAAATTGATATGAAGAGGTTCAAAATAGAGCACATGGAGAAGGATAAAATTGATATGGAAGAAGAAATCgacatgaaaaataagaaaatagaggaCATGGAGAGGAAGAAAATTGTCATGAAAGAGGAAATTGACATGAATAAGGTGAAAATAAAACTGGAAAATGAAATTgtgatgaaaaatatgaaaatagaggaCATGAAGAGGAATAAAAATGACATGAAAAATGAAATCGACATGAATAGGAGAGGATGA